The DNA region CTGCCCTCGCTTTCTACAAGTTGATGAAAATAATGGGAGTAAAGTCGGTTTATAACCATGCGGATTATCGCTTGATGAGTTGCCGTGCTATACAACAACTTTGCCGTTTTCGCGAGCGCAATCTCTATCTGCGCGGACTGGTGCCTCTCATCGGTTACCAAACCGCCTGTGTTTACTATAATCGCGACAAGCGTTTTGCCGGAGAATCAAAATATCCATTCAAGAAGATGTTGAACTTTGCCATCGACGGAATCACATCTTTCTCAGTCAAACCTGTGCGCATGGTTTTCTGGCTGGGCTGTACTTTTATACTGATAGCCGTATGCGTTACCATCTGGACGCTACGCGCTTACTATTTCCACGACACTGTGCCCGGATGGTCATCTCTGATGATTTCCCTCTGGCTGGTAGGTGGTACAATATTGGTATCCCTGGGAATTGTAGGCGAATATATCGGTAAAATCTACATTGAAGTAAAGGACAGGCCAAGATATAACGAGGAAGAATTGTTGTTGCGTTAAT from Bacteroides sp. MSB163 includes:
- a CDS encoding glycosyltransferase family 2 protein; protein product: MKKSPVLAIVVPCYKEEAVLHETHKRLSLLLDKLITERHISQDSYILYVNDGSTDQTWPIIKDLHQNTPYACGLNLAGNVGHQNALMAGLNAVKERCDVAISIDADLQDDVNAIPEMLERYQEECDIVYGVRRERKTDTFFKRTTALAFYKLMKIMGVKSVYNHADYRLMSCRAIQQLCRFRERNLYLRGLVPLIGYQTACVYYNRDKRFAGESKYPFKKMLNFAIDGITSFSVKPVRMVFWLGCTFILIAVCVTIWTLRAYYFHDTVPGWSSLMISLWLVGGTILVSLGIVGEYIGKIYIEVKDRPRYNEEELLLR